ggtacttaatccccattttatagacgaggtaactgaggcatagagaagttaagtgacttgcccaaggtcacagacaagcgacagcagacaagtgtggatccgggattagaaaccatatcctctgactcccaagcccgagctcttgccactgggccatgctgcttctaatcgatcaatcaatggtatttattgagcacttactctgtgcagggtactgtactaagtgcttgggagagtacaaaactacaGAAtgagcagccacgttccctgctcgaaatgagcttacagagggggagaaggtaaaatgaatgagtaaataatttgtaatcaagtattaattgattaattgaatcatGGGATGGAATGGGGAATGACAAGAGAGGCTGGGATTGAAGTAGATATAAATACTTcaagatgagcttgtatctaccccagaggttagtagggtgcctggcacgtagcaagcgcttaacaaatgccataaaaataaaggaGGTGGAGCAGGACTGGGCTTTCCTGGAttccaggaggaaggaaagattctgggcagggatgggccgtgatggggcggggggagggttgtgtgtgtgtgagagagagaatgctcACCCTTGCAGTCTAGGTGGCACAGGTTCTGGGTGGGAGTCTCCTCGTTCTCACACCACCAGGAGGAGCTCAGCTGGAAGATGCCATAGTCTTTGCTGCCGTCCAGGTTGTGGTCCACGGCGGCCGTATCGAAGCCGCTGGCATAGAAAGCCAGGCACAGCCCTGTTGGGGGAGCActggagctggaggacctgggggaacccaaggctgaggctgggggaaggggaaagctgagggggaaggggcttggCGAGGGGACCCTGCGTGGCAGAGCGCCCAGGgaaggtgtggggaggggtcaaCCTGAAACGGGACGAGGGGCGGCCAAGGCCTCATCAGGTCTAGGGGCTGCTCACTCCAAGGCCCCGGCGCTTGTCACTCACAGTCCCCCAGGCTGTAGCTCTGGAAACCGTCCAATCCACCTATCTCCAGCTGCCGGGCCAGCTCACAGCGGCCGTAGATCTTGGCCTTGGCAGTGGTCCCCAGCAGGAGGGCCAGCAATATGGCCTTGTCCACTCTGAACCCCATTGCCCTCTCTGCCTTCCGGGCACTCCCGGCAGCTCCGGCCCCTGCAGCGGAACCGGCggtcagtctgggggggggggccgggggctacCGGCCAGTTCTCCGTGGCCACGCGTCCCCGAGCCCATGGACCCcatgggaggggcagggaacaggaTTCTAGCCGGGGTTAGGAAGGAAGGGAtctggggccccccccccccccccccccggccacgtgAGAGACCGCCCGGTCTTCCCGGCTCGTCCCGGACCAGTTCTCCGGTCCCAAACCAGCTCTCCggtccaggaggagggagagggaagaaaggggaaggtcCAAGGCCCGAAGGTCTGAGCTGCCCAACCGAGGCAGCCTGGGATGACCAAAATCAGGTCTCTGGGGACAGCACCGaccactctcccacccccaatctgGCCCTGCCTCACCAAGATCGGCCCCCACCTACTACAGCAAGAGACCCCTGAGGCAAAACCTGGAGCTCAAACCCTTCCCTGCTGCTCTTCGGCCCGCCAGGCACCACGGCACCACCGAGGCAAGTCTCCCCAGAACCCAGGGCTCTGTGACATAATGCTTCCCGTTCTAGAACCCCACCTGGCTCTGGACCCAGCCAGGGTCCCTTCCCCTGCAGGGGGATTCAATCCAGAAGCTGGGTGGCCGGGGGTGAGTGGGGATCCACCCTCACCGCAGAGTACTGGCTGTTTACACTTTTAGCACTCGATGGTCATCACACTCTCAGACTCCACGTCACTCGTGTTCATAACCTTCAACTCCGGCATTTCCTCGAtctctaacttattttaatgtctgtctcgccctctagtccTCAACTCCCGTAGGCAGGGCTCCTGTCTCCCGACTCCgaggtagtgtactctcccgagggtttagtacagtgctctgcacacagtaagggctcgatcaatgccattgattgatgacccTGATCCCCTAGCAAACAGGCCTATCCTCTGCCTCTCTCGGTGCCTCCGTCCATTTACATCGTGgtcgggagaggtgagggggcaggGCACGGACCGAGCCTCGGGCCTTCTGCCCCCCGGACACCGTGGGCAGAGAAACTGACCGGATCCAGAGAGGCGAACACGGAGAAACCgtccggggggggtggggtgggtgtctCTGGGCCCGGACAAGAGGGGTTTGGGGGACCCCGAGACTCggccctccccccaactctccgAGCGTCTAGGCGGAGATCCAAGGGGGAGATGGTCCGGGCCGCGgccaccgcccctcccccctccccgccccccattgtGGCGCTATGCAGGAATGCGGCCCCGGAGATAGCAGTGCAAAtgaagctggggtggggtggggacgggaCACAAAGGACCAgagacccccctccctgccccacccccggccggcccgcaGCTCCGGCGCCAGCGCCTCCCCGCTATCGATCATtttttcgttcaatcgtatttattgagcgtttactgggtgcagaacactgtactaagcgcccgggagaggacgacagaacaataaacggacacatttcctgcccgcagggCGCTTCTGGCGTGCCTCCTCGGCGCCCTCGTACCCAGTGAGCCATCACCCCCTAGACCCAGAGTGACCCAGACTCCTCGTACCCAGACCCGGTAACCCAGCCACCCCCCAACCCGGCCCGCGGGTGACCCAATCCACCCGAATCCAAAGTGACCCAGCGCCCCCAGACCCCGAGATCCAAAGCAGCTTCCCTGTGCCCGGTGATTCAAACCCGCTCAAATCCAGAGTGACCCACCGTCCTCTTACCTAGTGACTCGGCCAGGTCCCCACCCGCCCCGGACCCAGGGACCCGCCACCCCGGATTTAGCCCTCCCCTAGCCAGAgtgccccagcccccgcccccccccccgagccagaGTGCCCCGGCCTCTCCGTACCCAGTGACTCcgcccagccccccgaccccctttgTCACTCGCGGACCCCGGGGCGAtgagccccccagcctcccccttaGCCAGTCACCTGGCTCTCCCAGGCCTAGAGTGAGTATCAGACCAGACCCCCAAATAGGCAGTGGTCCAGC
This window of the Ornithorhynchus anatinus isolate Pmale09 chromosome 6, mOrnAna1.pri.v4, whole genome shotgun sequence genome carries:
- the LOC100092445 gene encoding sperm acrosome-associated protein 5-like, with product MGFRVDKAILLALLLGTTAKAKIYGRCELARQLEIGGLDGFQSYSLGDWLCLAFYASGFDTAAVDHNLDGSKDYGIFQLSSSWWCENEETPTQNLCHLDCKDLLNQNLLDDILCVKQVVRQPAGMNAWKDWVDNCKGQDLSLWLKDCDL